From the Entomomonas sp. E2T0 genome, one window contains:
- a CDS encoding RrF2 family transcriptional regulator → MSYISSGVEYALHCLLYLSQPINAKGVSVRDLAELQNIPIDYLAKIFTKLHKAGIVIATEGIKGGFSLAKTADQISVHDVIVAIDNYKPLFKCKEIRSGCAVFDKKIPAEATQGTCTIHAIMLDAEQQLRDTLSQQSLADIAQKVTKKLPKDYPQQVIKWLDHRTINRQPNNK, encoded by the coding sequence ATGTCATATATTAGTTCTGGCGTAGAATACGCATTACATTGTCTACTTTATCTTAGCCAACCAATCAATGCTAAAGGGGTAAGTGTGCGAGATCTTGCAGAGCTGCAAAATATACCTATTGACTATTTAGCCAAAATTTTTACCAAGCTTCATAAAGCTGGAATTGTCATAGCTACAGAAGGTATAAAAGGTGGCTTCTCTCTTGCTAAAACTGCTGATCAAATCAGTGTGCATGATGTTATTGTTGCTATTGATAACTACAAACCACTGTTTAAATGTAAAGAAATACGGTCTGGCTGTGCTGTTTTTGATAAAAAAATACCTGCAGAAGCGACACAAGGTACCTGTACTATTCATGCAATTATGCTAGATGCAGAACAACAACTACGCGATACTTTATCCCAACAATCACTCGCAGATATTGCCCAAAAAGTGACAAAAAAATTACCCAAAGACTATCCACAACAAGTTATCAAATGGTTAGATCATCGTACAATTAATCGCCAACCCAACAATAAATAA
- a CDS encoding FMN-dependent NADH-azoreductase — MKIMHIDASAKKPEQSNSRMLGKFFLEQLKEQGVNFQIDYLDLTKDIQPHLTPEFVVATYKPENERTPEMKAVLTDSDAMCQRVISADTLVCAMPMYNWTIPSTFKTFIDTIIRTGVTYDLFPDGTTKGKLAGKKVLFITTRGADLRSGAFQHMDAMTPVLKAAFSFLGIDNPQFVDAQPLQFSDPESRLAALARAREELTTIAKQWATTI, encoded by the coding sequence ATGAAAATCATGCATATCGATGCAAGTGCAAAAAAGCCTGAACAATCCAACTCTCGTATGTTAGGTAAGTTCTTCTTAGAACAACTAAAAGAACAAGGTGTTAACTTTCAAATAGACTATCTAGACCTTACTAAAGATATTCAACCACATCTAACACCAGAGTTTGTTGTTGCCACATATAAACCCGAAAACGAACGTACCCCAGAAATGAAAGCAGTATTAACTGACTCCGATGCCATGTGCCAACGAGTTATCAGCGCAGATACTTTAGTATGTGCTATGCCTATGTATAATTGGACAATTCCTTCAACCTTTAAAACCTTTATTGATACCATTATTAGAACTGGCGTTACTTACGACCTCTTTCCCGATGGCACTACCAAAGGCAAACTAGCAGGTAAAAAAGTATTATTTATCACTACGCGTGGCGCTGATTTACGTTCAGGTGCTTTTCAACATATGGATGCAATGACCCCCGTACTTAAAGCTGCTTTTAGTTTTCTAGGCATAGATAACCCACAATTTGTAGATGCGCAACCATTACAGTTTTCTGATCCAGAATCACGCTTAGCTGCACTAGCAAGAGCTAGAGAAGAATTAACAACTATTGCCAAACAATGGGCTACAACGATATAA
- a CDS encoding glycosyltransferase encodes MKVLFLVQKEQRIILDRLYESIEANCDCDTRWLTDDEQANLKRYFKEKVDTSQYDRILFFLRFKKEIKQVGFIRSVPNLVILEHDAWQNYAAGKYHGKFTQYYHHLPWARVLVSGHSIAKKLQQEGVDAVFVPKGYDEQLLCNKGLEREIELGFVGSIRNEAYSLRKQTLEAVAKAENLVITKTKSGEEYVNTLNRIKFFVSADVGFGEYMIKNFEAMACGCVLIAYDQGVDENQALGFVDMENIVLYRNLQDIQEKLKELRANPEKAEQIAKAGQQLVESRYSYKQLGKTTVAAMTSPLRERPKDTFWEKLYYGLKG; translated from the coding sequence ATGAAAGTTTTATTTCTTGTTCAAAAAGAGCAGCGAATTATTTTAGATAGACTGTATGAAAGTATAGAGGCTAATTGCGATTGTGATACTCGCTGGTTAACAGATGATGAGCAAGCAAATTTAAAACGTTACTTTAAAGAGAAAGTAGATACTTCTCAGTATGATCGTATTTTATTTTTCTTACGCTTTAAAAAAGAAATTAAACAAGTAGGTTTTATACGTTCTGTGCCTAATTTAGTTATTTTAGAGCATGATGCTTGGCAAAATTACGCAGCAGGTAAGTATCATGGCAAATTTACCCAATATTATCATCATTTACCTTGGGCTAGGGTATTAGTATCAGGTCATAGTATCGCTAAAAAATTACAACAAGAAGGTGTAGATGCTGTTTTTGTACCGAAAGGCTATGATGAACAATTGCTTTGTAATAAAGGGTTAGAGCGTGAAATTGAATTAGGCTTTGTGGGGAGTATTCGTAATGAGGCCTATAGCTTACGTAAGCAAACATTAGAAGCTGTAGCTAAAGCAGAGAATTTGGTTATTACCAAAACTAAATCAGGTGAAGAGTATGTTAATACTTTAAATCGCATTAAGTTCTTCGTTAGTGCTGATGTTGGTTTTGGCGAGTATATGATTAAGAATTTTGAAGCGATGGCTTGTGGTTGTGTATTAATCGCTTATGATCAAGGTGTTGATGAAAACCAAGCTTTAGGTTTTGTAGATATGGAGAATATTGTTCTATACCGTAATCTACAAGATATTCAAGAAAAATTAAAAGAGTTAAGGGCTAATCCAGAAAAGGCTGAACAAATTGCTAAAGCAGGTCAGCAGTTAGTGGAAAGTCGCTACAGTTATAAACAATTGGGTAAAACAACTGTTGCAGCAATGACTTCTCCCTTACGTGAAAGACCAAAAGATACTTTTTGGGAAAAACTCTATTATGGTTTAAAAGGCTAA
- a CDS encoding zinc ribbon domain-containing protein YjdM encodes MNTPPQCPVCSMENTYFDGTLFVCPDCTHEWAAGEESTTTTGELEVKDSNGNILQDGDSVILIKDLKVKGSSLVIKKGTKIKNIRLCEGDHNLDCKVDGVGLKLKSEFMKKA; translated from the coding sequence ATGAATACGCCTCCTCAATGTCCCGTATGCAGCATGGAAAACACTTATTTTGATGGTACATTATTTGTATGTCCTGACTGTACCCATGAGTGGGCAGCTGGTGAAGAAAGTACAACTACAACTGGCGAATTAGAAGTAAAAGACTCTAACGGAAATATCCTACAAGATGGTGACTCTGTTATTTTAATTAAAGACCTTAAAGTAAAAGGCTCTTCTCTAGTCATCAAAAAAGGCACAAAAATCAAAAATATTCGCCTTTGTGAAGGTGACCATAATTTAGACTGTAAAGTAGATGGTGTTGGCCTTAAATTAAAATCAGAATTTATGAAAAAGGCTTAA
- a CDS encoding zinc ABC transporter substrate-binding protein translates to MRTIKLFFFSLLFVTTSITAQAKEIKLLTSIKPLQLIAAAVQNGINQPDVLLPLGASAHHYSLKPNDLQRIQDADLFYWIGPNMEVFLTKTLQTRTKPSVAIQELANIQLRHFSEGHEEHDDNDHQHQAGSLDPHLWLNPTNAITIATKITEDLSKLDPSNKDRYKTNLVEFQKDLNITDKAIRHSFTYTKLKPFFVFHETYNYFEETYDIKHSGVFSLNASIQPSIRHVAEMKQRLAKAGDSCIFYEPPVKPKLADTLTQGLPVSVYMLDAMGAEITMNNQGYPKLLVSLAEQLQTCK, encoded by the coding sequence ATGCGTACTATTAAACTTTTTTTCTTTAGTTTGCTATTTGTTACTACATCTATTACTGCACAAGCTAAAGAAATTAAATTACTCACAAGTATTAAACCTTTACAGCTTATCGCCGCAGCTGTTCAAAATGGAATTAACCAGCCAGATGTTCTTCTTCCACTAGGTGCTTCTGCCCATCATTATTCATTAAAACCTAATGACCTACAGCGCATTCAAGATGCCGACCTGTTCTACTGGATAGGCCCTAATATGGAAGTCTTTTTAACCAAAACATTGCAAACACGCACTAAACCTAGTGTTGCTATTCAAGAGCTTGCTAACATTCAATTACGTCATTTTAGTGAAGGACACGAAGAACATGATGACAATGACCACCAACATCAAGCAGGCAGTTTAGATCCTCACCTATGGTTAAACCCTACCAATGCCATTACTATTGCTACTAAAATAACTGAAGATCTGTCTAAGCTAGACCCCTCTAATAAAGATAGATATAAAACAAACTTAGTAGAGTTTCAAAAAGACCTAAATATAACAGATAAAGCTATCCGTCATAGTTTTACTTATACTAAATTAAAACCCTTCTTTGTATTCCATGAAACCTACAACTATTTTGAAGAAACTTACGATATAAAACATAGCGGTGTATTTAGTTTAAACGCTAGCATTCAACCTAGCATAAGACACGTTGCTGAAATGAAACAACGGCTAGCAAAAGCAGGTGATAGCTGTATTTTTTATGAGCCTCCTGTCAAGCCAAAACTAGCAGATACATTGACTCAAGGATTACCTGTTAGTGTATATATGCTTGATGCAATGGGTGCTGAGATAACAATGAATAATCAAGGCTATCCTAAACTTCTGGTATCTTTAGCAGAACAACTACAAACATGTAAATAA
- the ssb gene encoding single-stranded DNA-binding protein, translating to MAARGINKVILVGNIGNEPEMRYMPNGNAVATVSLATSDAWKDKNTGEQQERTEWHRVVFFGKLAEIVGQYVHKGSKLYVEGRLQTRKWTDQQGVDRYSTEVVVDMGGTMQLLDSRQGDAGGYQPPQQPYQQQAPAGNQYGGQPAPAQQPMQQPQNRPQQQPQQPAPNFDDFDDDIPF from the coding sequence ATGGCAGCTAGAGGTATTAACAAAGTTATATTAGTAGGCAATATCGGTAATGAACCAGAAATGCGCTATATGCCTAATGGCAATGCTGTAGCTACTGTTTCATTAGCTACTTCTGACGCATGGAAAGATAAAAATACAGGTGAACAACAAGAGCGTACAGAATGGCATCGCGTAGTATTTTTTGGCAAGCTTGCTGAAATTGTTGGTCAATATGTACATAAAGGTTCTAAACTTTACGTGGAAGGCCGTTTACAAACCCGTAAATGGACCGACCAACAAGGTGTAGATCGCTACTCTACCGAAGTGGTAGTCGATATGGGCGGTACAATGCAATTACTAGATAGCCGCCAAGGTGATGCGGGTGGTTACCAACCTCCCCAACAACCTTATCAACAACAAGCACCTGCTGGCAACCAATATGGCGGACAGCCTGCACCAGCACAACAACCTATGCAGCAACCACAAAATCGTCCTCAACAGCAGCCACAACAACCTGCACCAAACTTTGACGATTTTGATGATGATATTCCGTTCTAA
- the argH gene encoding argininosuccinate lyase translates to MTKETNQSWGGRFNEPVDAFVARFTASVDFDKRLYKHDIMGSIAHAKMLTEVGVLTAVERDAIIEGLSQIQQEIEAGHFEWRVDLEDVHMNIEAKLTERIGVTGKKLHTGRSRNDQVATDIRLWLRDEIDRIKAEVTRLQQGILELAEREANTIMPGFTHLQTAQPVTFGHHLLAWFEMLSRDYERLVDCRKRVNRMPLGSAALAGTTYPIDRLITCDLLGFESVSGNSLDGVSDRDFAIEFCSAASLIMMHLSRFSEELVLWTSAQFRFIELPDRFCTGSSIMPQKKNPDVPELIRGKSGRVFGDLTGLLTLMKGQPLAYNKDNQEDKEPLFDAVDTVADSLRAFADMVPAIQARRDNMREAALRGFSTATDLADYLVRKGLPFRDCHEIVGHAVRYGVEHDKDLAEMSLSELKQFSDKIEQDVFAVLTLEGSVNARDHLGGTAPAQVKAAIEQGKQLLANR, encoded by the coding sequence ATGACTAAAGAAACAAATCAGTCATGGGGTGGTCGTTTTAATGAGCCAGTAGATGCTTTTGTCGCTCGTTTTACAGCCTCCGTTGATTTTGATAAACGTCTTTATAAACACGATATTATGGGCTCAATTGCCCACGCCAAAATGCTTACTGAAGTAGGTGTATTAACCGCCGTTGAGCGTGATGCTATTATTGAAGGGCTTAGCCAAATTCAACAAGAGATCGAAGCAGGTCACTTTGAATGGCGTGTGGATTTAGAAGATGTTCATATGAATATCGAAGCTAAATTAACTGAGCGTATTGGTGTCACAGGTAAAAAACTTCATACTGGACGTAGTCGTAACGACCAAGTAGCTACCGATATTCGCCTATGGTTGCGCGATGAAATAGACCGCATTAAAGCTGAAGTTACTCGTCTACAACAAGGTATTTTAGAGCTGGCTGAGCGCGAAGCTAATACTATTATGCCTGGTTTTACTCACTTACAAACCGCCCAACCTGTCACCTTTGGTCATCATTTATTAGCATGGTTTGAAATGTTAAGCCGTGATTATGAGCGCCTAGTTGACTGCCGTAAACGGGTTAATCGCATGCCATTGGGTAGTGCTGCATTAGCAGGTACAACGTATCCAATCGACCGTTTAATCACTTGTGACTTACTAGGATTTGAAAGCGTTTCAGGTAACTCTTTAGATGGTGTATCTGATAGGGATTTTGCGATTGAATTCTGTAGTGCCGCCAGCCTTATTATGATGCACCTTTCTCGCTTTTCAGAAGAGCTAGTATTATGGACTAGTGCGCAATTTCGTTTTATTGAATTACCTGATCGTTTCTGTACAGGTAGCTCAATTATGCCACAAAAGAAAAATCCAGATGTACCAGAACTAATACGTGGTAAATCAGGACGTGTTTTTGGTGATTTAACAGGTTTATTAACCTTAATGAAAGGCCAACCATTAGCCTATAACAAAGACAACCAAGAAGACAAAGAACCCCTATTTGATGCCGTAGATACTGTAGCAGATTCATTACGTGCCTTTGCTGATATGGTACCAGCAATCCAAGCCCGTCGTGATAATATGCGAGAAGCAGCCTTACGTGGTTTTTCTACAGCTACAGACCTTGCTGACTATCTAGTACGCAAAGGCTTACCTTTCCGTGATTGCCATGAAATTGTTGGTCATGCGGTGCGTTATGGCGTTGAGCATGATAAAGACTTAGCTGAAATGAGCCTATCTGAATTAAAACAATTCAGTGATAAGATTGAGCAAGATGTGTTTGCTGTGCTAACCCTCGAAGGTTCAGTTAACGCACGAGACCATTTAGGTGGCACTGCACCTGCTCAAGTAAAAGCAGCCATTGAGCAAGGTAAACAACTATTAGCTAATCGTTAG
- the adhP gene encoding alcohol dehydrogenase AdhP — protein MKAAIVSKTNPGRVDIKKVKDPVIKAGQALVDVEYCGVCHTDLHVANGDFGKVPGRIIGHEGIGIVSKVAPDVTHLKVGDRVSIAWFYQGCGICEYCLTGRETFCRQAKNAGFSVDGAMAEKCVVEADYAVKVPDGLDPAQASSVTCAGVTCYKAVKVSHIKPSQWILISGCGGLGNLAIQYAKNVFNAKVIAVDINDDKLKLAKKIGADLTFNAKKEKDVAKAIQDKTGGAHAAIVTAVSKAAFNQAVNAVRAGAKVVAVGLPPETMDLSIVKTVLDGIEVVGSLVGTRKDLEEAFQFAAEGKVVPIVKTRKLDEVNDIFEEMEKGEILGRMVVDMHKH, from the coding sequence ATGAAAGCTGCTATTGTAAGTAAAACTAATCCCGGTCGTGTAGATATAAAAAAAGTAAAAGATCCTGTGATTAAAGCAGGTCAAGCCTTGGTCGATGTTGAATATTGTGGCGTTTGCCATACTGATTTACATGTTGCCAATGGTGATTTTGGAAAAGTACCAGGTCGTATTATTGGTCATGAAGGTATTGGTATTGTTTCCAAAGTGGCGCCTGATGTTACTCATTTAAAAGTAGGTGATCGTGTCAGTATTGCTTGGTTCTACCAAGGATGTGGGATTTGTGAATATTGCTTAACAGGTAGAGAGACATTCTGTCGCCAAGCAAAAAATGCTGGCTTTTCAGTAGATGGCGCAATGGCTGAAAAATGTGTTGTAGAAGCTGATTATGCAGTAAAAGTACCTGATGGATTAGACCCTGCACAAGCAAGCAGCGTTACCTGTGCGGGTGTTACCTGTTATAAAGCAGTTAAAGTATCCCATATTAAACCAAGTCAATGGATTCTTATTTCCGGTTGTGGTGGTTTAGGTAACTTAGCTATTCAATATGCAAAAAATGTATTTAACGCTAAAGTTATTGCTGTAGATATTAACGATGATAAATTAAAACTTGCTAAAAAAATTGGTGCAGATCTAACCTTTAACGCTAAAAAAGAAAAAGATGTTGCTAAAGCTATTCAAGATAAAACAGGTGGTGCTCACGCTGCAATAGTTACGGCTGTATCTAAAGCTGCATTTAATCAAGCAGTAAATGCCGTACGTGCAGGTGCAAAAGTAGTAGCTGTTGGTTTACCACCAGAAACTATGGATCTTTCTATAGTAAAGACCGTATTAGATGGTATTGAAGTAGTAGGTTCTTTAGTGGGTACACGTAAAGATTTAGAAGAAGCTTTTCAATTTGCAGCAGAAGGCAAAGTAGTACCTATCGTAAAAACACGTAAATTAGATGAAGTTAATGATATTTTTGAAGAAATGGAAAAAGGTGAAATCTTAGGCCGTATGGTTGTAGATATGCATAAACATTAA
- the znuB gene encoding zinc ABC transporter permease subunit ZnuB, whose translation MPDFLLYALIAGLSLAIVAGPLGSFVVWRKMAYFGDTLSHASLLGVALGFMLKINLTFAVIVCCILIAILLVSLQRKQPLASDTLLGILAHSTLSLGLVVLSFMPDVRVDLMDYLFGDILTITPIDLYWIVGGSLFVLVLIVILWRQLLSITVHEELSAVEGMPVTIIRLALMLLVAIVIAVAMKIVGVLLIASLLIIPAATAQRHATSPEQMAIGASILGVLAVCLGLTFSYYSNAPTGPAIVVSAAALFLLSFLFPRRVLA comes from the coding sequence ATGCCTGACTTTCTACTTTATGCCTTAATTGCAGGGTTATCTTTGGCAATTGTTGCAGGACCACTAGGTTCTTTTGTGGTTTGGCGTAAAATGGCTTATTTTGGTGATACGCTTTCCCATGCCTCTTTATTAGGGGTAGCACTGGGATTTATGTTAAAAATAAATCTTACCTTCGCAGTAATTGTTTGCTGTATTTTAATTGCTATTTTGTTAGTGAGTTTACAACGTAAACAACCTTTAGCATCAGATACTTTATTGGGTATATTAGCTCACAGCACATTATCATTAGGTTTAGTTGTATTAAGCTTTATGCCAGATGTCCGTGTAGATTTAATGGATTATTTATTTGGTGATATTCTTACTATTACTCCTATAGATTTATATTGGATTGTGGGTGGTAGTTTATTTGTGCTAGTTCTTATTGTTATCTTGTGGCGCCAGTTGTTATCTATTACAGTGCATGAAGAGTTATCAGCTGTAGAAGGTATGCCTGTTACAATTATTAGGTTAGCGTTGATGTTATTAGTGGCCATTGTTATTGCGGTGGCCATGAAAATAGTTGGGGTTTTATTAATTGCTTCTTTACTAATTATTCCAGCAGCTACTGCTCAGCGTCATGCAACAAGCCCTGAACAAATGGCGATAGGTGCTAGTATTTTAGGAGTGTTAGCGGTGTGTTTGGGGTTAACTTTTTCTTATTATTCTAATGCACCAACGGGCCCAGCTATTGTTGTTTCAGCTGCAGCATTATTTTTATTAAGCTTTTTATTTCCTCGACGTGTTCTTGCTTAG
- the znuC gene encoding zinc ABC transporter ATP-binding protein ZnuC, giving the protein MKELLVELKQVNVKLRAQTILDDISLSIYAGQIVTIIGPNGAGKTTLLRTLLGLIKPTSGDIWKKEGLTIGYVPQKLQLNPSLPLTVKRFLKLIPHISNEQINKSMEEVGASHILDRSMQSISGGELQRVLLARALLRKPQLLVLDEPTQGVDINGQVELYQLINQICDHYNCGVLMVSHDLHLVMANTNQVICLNQHICCSGYPEHVSNDPAFKELFGVNANSFAVYHHHHDHQHNLHGQVIKTHQCGDDCKHA; this is encoded by the coding sequence ATGAAAGAATTATTAGTTGAGCTTAAGCAGGTTAATGTTAAGCTACGAGCACAAACTATTCTCGATGATATTAGCTTATCCATTTATGCAGGGCAGATTGTTACTATTATTGGGCCTAATGGAGCAGGTAAAACAACTTTATTAAGAACACTGTTAGGGCTTATTAAGCCTACATCTGGCGATATATGGAAAAAAGAAGGGCTAACTATTGGTTATGTTCCTCAAAAATTACAACTTAATCCTAGTTTGCCATTAACGGTTAAACGGTTTTTGAAGCTAATACCTCATATCTCTAATGAGCAAATTAATAAATCTATGGAAGAAGTAGGTGCTTCCCATATTTTGGATCGTTCAATGCAAAGTATCTCTGGTGGTGAATTACAGAGAGTATTGTTAGCAAGGGCATTGTTACGTAAACCGCAATTATTGGTATTAGACGAGCCTACCCAGGGCGTTGATATTAATGGGCAAGTAGAGCTTTATCAATTAATTAACCAAATATGTGATCATTATAATTGTGGTGTATTAATGGTTTCACATGATTTACATTTGGTAATGGCTAATACCAATCAGGTTATTTGTTTGAATCAACATATTTGTTGTTCTGGGTATCCCGAGCATGTGAGTAATGATCCCGCATTTAAAGAATTATTTGGGGTTAATGCTAATAGTTTTGCTGTCTATCATCACCACCATGATCATCAACATAACCTGCATGGTCAGGTTATTAAAACACATCAATGTGGAGATGACTGTAAACATGCCTGA
- a CDS encoding Fur family transcriptional regulator, whose translation MNTPFKSHHKHDHQQCIDNALQQAEQLCLERGVRLTSLRKRVLALIWQSHKPLGAYDILNVLATEDGRNAAPPTVYRALDFLLENQLIHRLASRNAFVGCAHPAHIHEGYFLICSQCNNVLELEQTTINKAIETAAKKADFLITGQTVEVVGLCNNCQERN comes from the coding sequence ATGAATACTCCATTTAAGTCACACCATAAACATGATCATCAACAGTGTATTGATAATGCTTTACAACAAGCAGAACAGTTATGTCTGGAGCGTGGAGTTCGTTTAACCTCCTTGCGCAAAAGAGTATTAGCACTTATTTGGCAAAGTCATAAACCATTAGGTGCGTATGATATTCTTAATGTGTTAGCTACAGAGGATGGACGCAATGCCGCACCACCTACTGTGTATCGTGCATTAGATTTTTTATTAGAAAATCAGCTAATTCATCGTTTAGCTTCACGTAATGCATTTGTGGGGTGTGCTCATCCCGCACATATTCATGAAGGTTATTTCTTGATTTGTAGTCAATGCAATAATGTACTTGAGTTGGAGCAGACTACTATTAATAAGGCAATTGAAACTGCTGCTAAGAAAGCAGATTTTTTAATTACAGGCCAAACTGTAGAAGTAGTTGGATTATGTAATAATTGCCAAGAGCGTAATTGA
- the panC gene encoding pantoate--beta-alanine ligase produces MQLLHTIKELRTWRKDKGFIGFVPTMGNLHDGHLQLVKEAKKLADHVVVSIFVNPIQFGEGEDFDSYPRTLDQDMEKLVEAGVSVVFAPEVKELYPIPQTVFIEPSSIQNELCGITRPGHFRGAATVVNKLFNIVQPNIACFGKKDYQQLFVIKEMVANLNMPLQIIGVNTGRAKDGLALSSRNGYLTDAERLQAPTLYQTLTSLQQTIKAGNRDYQNLLDDAKKQLNDSGWQVEYIELRNANTLQPAKLEDTKLVILAAARLGKTRLIDNIEITL; encoded by the coding sequence ATGCAATTGCTTCATACTATCAAAGAATTACGCACATGGCGCAAAGATAAAGGATTTATTGGTTTTGTACCCACGATGGGCAATCTTCATGATGGGCATTTACAGCTCGTTAAAGAAGCAAAAAAACTAGCAGATCATGTGGTTGTTAGTATTTTTGTTAATCCTATCCAATTTGGAGAAGGTGAAGACTTCGACTCTTATCCAAGAACCTTAGATCAAGACATGGAAAAACTAGTAGAAGCTGGAGTTTCTGTAGTATTTGCTCCAGAAGTAAAAGAACTCTACCCTATTCCACAAACTGTTTTTATAGAACCATCAAGTATTCAAAATGAACTTTGTGGCATAACTCGCCCTGGCCATTTCAGAGGCGCAGCTACTGTAGTAAACAAACTATTTAATATAGTACAACCTAATATAGCTTGTTTTGGCAAAAAAGATTATCAACAACTGTTTGTTATTAAAGAGATGGTAGCAAATCTAAATATGCCTCTACAAATTATTGGTGTTAATACAGGTCGTGCTAAAGATGGCCTTGCCTTATCAAGCCGTAATGGTTATTTAACTGATGCCGAACGACTACAAGCGCCAACTCTTTATCAAACATTAACCAGCTTACAGCAGACAATTAAAGCAGGAAATCGTGATTATCAAAATCTACTAGATGATGCTAAAAAACAACTTAATGATTCAGGTTGGCAAGTAGAATATATTGAACTACGCAATGCAAATACTTTGCAACCAGCTAAACTTGAAGATACAAAATTAGTTATCTTAGCAGCTGCTCGCCTAGGTAAAACACGTTTAATTGATAATATTGAAATTACTTTATAG